A DNA window from Rhipicephalus sanguineus isolate Rsan-2018 chromosome 8, BIME_Rsan_1.4, whole genome shotgun sequence contains the following coding sequences:
- the LOC119401651 gene encoding mucin-19-like, with the protein MNSKCPWPSDLDAIKFCRPLHTPVWEMRKLRHCVCKRGYVRNSWGDCIPLKMCRRCKCRLQKDWNLCATACPAACDMKISASCSKTCVPGCDCPPGWVLDQDNWKKCIKVKKCQPVCPPHSKFEPCVNSCAPKCGVSASKECKTTCYRGDCVCDTGFSEFVRYERKICVRQEHCGWYLHVKSPFILVGTEFTNGAVRLGGIANSQGNHMLLPGTVGGMPSGPHLLGLSGNSPTGNRSAGAGTRSTVLPGLGSIGVVGGLPPAFAGIAVVESRPSLHPSAAGGNMASHQNIGSAFHPIATLPASGGVGGCTTGSHQLVSTGNIVFGANTGAALPQTVAPSSAIGSAVGRVSTPSPVSSVSVGGGGTVPGRLSSVPAEYRRLILGTNGIHSPVSLVGNNIGIGAITPATLRNYSSGHGAISAVALSPGHAVSEGIRSTNNPASRVPHTAWAGTSFPAPASTVSMPSSALRNGIAGAASSSGSGRPESGMRTGLSTVTSQGGTLTTSALTPSPVLFEGISSNVHSAGSILTTSRGATPFSVTISTVNVPQSSAIHNAGGSISSSGGSQVGGTGVSTGPVSTLTNTQPGTHATITLSPGSAGLGGIGTINVSPGSTMPTTDLAASSPILGTASTPQSLVLHSGGASAASRGHSQPAVSGVTTGPWGTLTITQGGTLPPITAINTGGNAIATTLAHLPASTTRNSGGELVSISAGTPSSGNVRGGSNVALSGTFGGAGINAQTGRNTPDAERSGRYSAGINSFAATANGTEIVTGTNALEPRPPSNMAYQGGGVTVLSGLTGNIPGLVNVGTARSTPHTTGQGSTSRGMSEVRKPSHSAAGSGVSRVPSTVPYLPGTVGYNNMLFRRHLQGARSFASTISGSSVLNKFPEFARLYPEGVDLGEIQPELKRQVEVLLKRGTLRDES; encoded by the exons ATGAATTCGAAATGCCCGTGGCCAAGCGACCTCGACGCGATCAAGTTCTGTAGACCACTGCACACGCCGGTCTGGGAAATGAGGAAGCTCCGGCACTGCGTCTGCAAGCGCGGCTACGTTCGCAACTCGTGGGGAGACTGCATACCACTGAAAATGTGCAGACGGTGCAAGTGTCGCCTGCAGAAGGACTGGAACCTGTGCGCTACTGCCTGCCCCGCGGCTTGCGACATGAAAATAAGTGCGTCCTGCAGCAAGACATGCGTTCCTGGTTGCGATTGCCCGCCAGGATGGGTATT AGACCAGGACAACTGGAAGAAGTGCATCAAGGTGAAGAAATGTCAGCCAGTGTGTCCTCCGCACTCAAAGTTCGAACCCTGCGTAAACAGCTGCGCGCCGAAATGCGGCGTGAGTGCGTCCAAAGAATGCAAGACCACTTGCTACAGGGGTGACTGTGTCTGTGACACCGGATTTTCTGAGTTTGTGCGATACGAAAGAAAGATATGCGTGCGCCAGGAACACTGTGGCTGGTACCTCCATGTAAAATCGCCTTTTATACTTGTGGGGACTGAGTTTACTAATGGTGCAGTACGTCTAGGTGGTATCGCGAACTCCCAGGGAAACCACATGCTGCTCCCGGGTACTGTCGGTGGGATGCCCAGTGGGCCACATTTGCTGGGTCTCTCAGGTAACTCGCCAACTGGTAACAGATCTGCAGGGGCAGGTACAAGGTCAACTGTTCTACCGGGACTTGGCAGCATTGGTGTCGTAGGCGGACTCCCCCCTGCCTTTGCAGGAATCGCTGTGGTGGAAAGCAGGCCGAGCCTCCATCCGTCAGCTGCTGGAGGAAATATGGCAAGCCATCAAAACATAGGCAGTGCATTCCATCCCATAGCCACGTTACCTGCAAGTGGCGGTGTCGGAGGATGTACAACTGGAAGCCATCAACTTGTTTCCACAGGGAATATCGTGTTCGGTGCAAACACGGGAGCTGCACTTCCACAAACCGTTGCACCATCTAGTGCAATTGGTAGTGCAGTAGGTAGAGTGAGTACTCCCTCGCCTGTTTCATCAGTATCTGTCGGTGGCGGAGGAACCGTTCCAGGAAGGCTTTCATCGGTACCGGCAGAATATCGCAGACTAATATTAGGTACCAATGGTATACATTCGCCGGTTTCTCTTGTAGGTAATAATATCGGTATCGGGGCAATTACACCTGCTACTCTCCGAAACTATTCTTCGGGACATGGAGCCATTTCTGCCGTTGCACTTTCCCCTGGTCATGCAGTGTCCGAAGGGATAAGAAGCACTAATAACCCAGCCAGCCGCGTCCCACACACAGCATGGGCTGGAACTTCTTTCCCTGCCCCAGCAAGCACAGTGAGCATGCCATCTTCGGCTCTGCGCAACGGTATAGCAGGCGCCGCGTCGAGTAGTGGTTCAGGACGTCCCGAAAGCGGTATGAGGACAGGCCTGAGTACAGTCACATCTCAAGGCGGAACTCTTACCACCAGTGCACTTACTCCTAGTCCTGTGTTATTCGAAGGGATTAGTAGTAATGTTCACTCAGCCGGAAGCATCTTAACAACTTCTCGTGGTGCAACTCCTTTTTCTGTCACAATAAGCACAGTCAACGTACCACAATCTTCGGCGATACACAATGCTGGAGGAAGCATCTCTTCAAGTGGAGGTTCACAAGTTGGCGGAACTGGTGTCAGCACAGGCCCTGTGAGCACACTCACGAACACTCAACCCGGAACTCATGCAACCATTACCCTTTCACCTGGCTCTGCGGGGCTAGGAGGGATTGGTACCATTAATGTCTCACCAGGAAGCACCATGCCAACAACTGATTTGGCAGCTTCCAGTCCGATATTAGGCACCGCAAGCACTCCACAATCTTTGGTCTTGCACAGTGGTGGGGCAAGTGCCGCGTCAAGAGGTCATTCACAACCCGCTGTATCTGGTGTCACCACAGGCCCATGGGGTACACTCACAATCACTCAAGGTGGAACTCTTCCACCCATTACAGCGATTAACACTGGGGGTAATGCTATTGCTACCACCTTAGCGCACCTCCCTGCCAGTACTACGCGAAACTCAGGGGGTGAACTTGTTTCTATTAGTGCAGGAACGCCGTCAAGCGGTAACGTTAGAGGAGGATCTAATGTAGCCTTATCTGGCACATTTGGTGGTGCAGGAATCAATGCGCAAACAGGCAGAAACACACCTGATGCAGAGCGTTCTGGCAGATATAGCGCGGGAATCAACAGTTTCGCTGCAACCGCGAACGGCACTGAAATCGTAACCGGGACTAACGCCCTGGAACCACGCCCACCTAGTAATATGGCATATCAAGGCGGTGGTGTTACCGTTCTGTCTGGTTTGACGGGGAATATTCCTGGTCTTGTCAACGTGGGTACCGCCAGGTCAACTCCACACACCACAGGTCAAGGCAGCACATCACGCGGAATGTCTGAGGTAAGAAAGCCATCGCATAGTGCTGCAGGATCAGGCGTTTCTAGAGTGCCTTCAACAGTTCCGTATTTACCCGGTACTGTAGGATACAACAACATGCTCTTTAGAAGGCATTTACAGGGTGCACGGTCGTTCGCATCGACCATTTCCGGTAGTTCTGTGCTGAATAAATTCCCAGAATTCGCTAGATTGTATCCCGAAGGCGTTGACCTCGGGGAAATCCAGCCGGAACTCAAGAGGCAGGTGGAGGTTTTGCTCAAGCGTGGGACGCTGCGCGATGAAAGTTAA
- the LOC119401655 gene encoding apomucin-like, producing the protein MQYIAAVLATIFIVPVNGDGNCSKTGGCKPSACGPLEVAVSGQPRHDNFCRPLFTPPWELRKLRRCVCKRRYLRNSWGECVPRLKCIPCQFRWQKDYRECADGCPATCNLPFSKSCDKPCAPGCACPPGWVVYPGKPWKCIKAYRCLPKCPAHSEFQACVSSCRPKCGRVPPEKCEFNCDRGACVCKKGYIELEQDGKTKCVRKAVCSWIVRKPSFKPSAVLHSGSGGGSPTTTTSPAGTIRQPGNMTVSIATVSSNGTQTHPVGTPSSGVASQPAGIVSAGTQGGGTVSGVSGTSGGNRSGIQDGGTMIGEPGSTGGSIAGTEGVGTVSGVSGTSGGSSARIEGESTVSGISGTTEGSGNMGVSTLTTPPLPNREVSVPTGGTVVTEISAATGTSGIGARNVGAAPTVPTLPTANVTGGGAAAPGAAIMVSSVSPMHAPSVTGTNSAIATADPYRIPDGAVLTNADSGATAVASGNDLGSRTSILGFTGPAWSASISRTPETGATMLVDTGGIERTPVT; encoded by the exons ATGCAGTACATTGCAGCCGTATTGGCCACGATTTTCATTGTACCCGTAAACGGCGACGGCAATTGTAGCA AGACCGGAGGTTGTAAGCCATCTGCTTGCGGTCCATTGGAAGTGGCCGTGTCTGGGCAACCTCGACATGACAATTTCTGCAGACCTCTGTTCACGCCTCCTTGGGAGCTGCGCAAACTTCGGAGATGCGTTTGCAAGCGGCGTTACCTACGAAACTCGTGGGGGGAGTGTGTCCCACGCTTAAAGTGCATACCTTGCCAGTTCCGATGGCAGAAAGATTATCGCGAGTGCGCAGATGGGTGCCCCGCCACCTGCAACTTGCCCTTCAGCAAGTCATGCGACAAGCCGTGTGCTCCTGGATGTGCATGCCCACCTGGTTGGGTAGT GTACCCGGGAAAACCATGGAAGTGCATCAAGGCCTACAGGTGTCTTCCCAAGTGCCCGGCCCACTCTGAATTCCAGGCTTGTGTATCCAGTTGTCGGCCTAAGTGCGGTCGAGTTCCGCCCGAGAAATGCGAATTTAATTGTGATAGGGGAGCGTGCGTTTGTAAGAAGGGCTATATTGAACTCGAGCAGGATGGAAAAACCAAGTGTGTGCGCAAAGCAGTGTGCTCCTGGATTGTGCGCAAGCCTTCGTTTAAGCCCAGCGCCGTTCTGCATTCCGGTAGCGGAGGAGGGTCACCTACCACAACAACTTCGCCAGCCGGAACCATTCGGCAACCAGGGAATATGACCGTATCTATTGCCACAGTTTCCTCGAATGGCACACAAACACACCCAGTGGGTACGCCCTCGAGTGGTGTTGCAAGTCAGCCTGCTGGCATTGTGAGCGCAGGTACTCAGGGTGGAGGCACTGTGAGTGGCGTATCAGGTACCAGCGGAGGAAACAGATCAGGTATTCAAGATGGGGGCACTATGATTGGTGAACCAGGTTCAACTGGAGGAAGCATTGCAGGTACAGAAGGTGTAGGCACTGTAAGTGGCGTATCAGGTACAAGCGGCGGAAGCAGTGCACGTATTGAAGGTGAAAGTACTGTGAGTGGTATATCAGGTACAACCGAAGGAAGCGGTAACATGGGAGTATCCACGTTAACTACTCCGCCCCTTCCTAATCGGGAGGTAAGCGTTCCCACAGGCGGTACAGTAGTCACTGAGATTTCAGCTGCAACTGGTACCTCTGGAATTGGAGCCCGAAATGTTGGTGCAGCCCCAACAGTTCCAACACTTCCCACGGCAAATGTGACAGGAGGAGGTGCCGCAGCACCTGGCGCGGCTATTATGGTCTCATCTGTTAGCCCAATGCATGCGCCGTCTGTCACCGGAACAAACTCAGCCATTGCTACTGCGGATCCTTATAGAATTCCAGACGGAGCAGTCCTAACAAATGCAGATTCAGGAGCCACCGCAGTGGCTAGTGGGAATGATTTAGGAAGCAGAACATCGATATTGGGCTTCACCGGTCCCGCATGGTCAGCTTCCATAAGCAGAACACCAGAAACGGGAGCCACAATGTTAGTAGATACCGGTGGAATTGAGAGAACACCTGTCACGTAG
- the LOC119401654 gene encoding mucin-5AC-like, giving the protein MLTAARSSENSGESCACTILCTAKKSMQHIVVTVAMICIVAVNGGRRCGNKEVCGPAQCGPLERPVHGSPRRDRFCRPLFTPPWELWKLRSCVCKRRYLRNSWGECVPRLKCIPCKFKWQRDYRACAPGCPATCNKPFRTSCNVPCTAGCVCPPGWVVHPRNPRRCMKAYKCLPRCPSNSSYQACVSTCLPKCGRKPPKKCRVNCERGACICKKGYLELERNGRKTCVLQAVCSWNTRTTQLFKPNATEYTGSRQGSRTTINEPNSVSPQPEPAAHGSTVAMVPTNVMPTHLQGTSLSVNAGHTTVTTSEGAGSMVSDGGRTGSAGADTRVRHSLGTAGIIPEGTSRNTRIAVTGGSSGFGEVIIGPPSTSTLHQSHSTTAGNVTVAHGTHAHVGSSASPGFTVTSSPSGPHGAVGVGEATFGAPSNDTLLRGSASIAGDVVESARGNIHVSSSNTALALTNGSSGVVETNVGASSTGLLRPGATRGSIHTGRLGSTGAAVTNGSARVSGVSLGAPATGTPRQGSANIAGRVTESAVGNIHVSSTGNTGVTVTSVSLGGDEATVGAHSVNALRRGPGVTAGNVTESETLRTHTSVNADVPTGTTQPGARHFTNVVLTGLEATSSGGYPGLTMANPSERTHPVILGAGRTSRRGGAGVGTRIILSTGAGRNVPVGTPRSTGIAGINGSIGVSEARVGASTNDTLHPGSLDIGRSVVQSGRVSRRRAGSADLSVSTDANSNGAFSNGGATLMGTPSGIGGPVAVVPLPAAVVPSLTDSRRSTNDLGPHFSSGRTNFTATEAPREGSLSSGTMAHGGSAATVGTYGAVRPVTASSGTTGIVPEATASMVSRGSPTSGTITLSPTTLSHVTEDHNRMSMGVPTGSLSSGAATVIGSSATVYNPRNIYPPVSATPLLHETRTNGAGSLGNVPPSISASTRREAPLDTHTSYLLDTGGRSAIVSGTPSGATHLSHATGTRTEGSPAIVSENASQPSNGEATLLSLLSAALRVGPESGRGVVTTQSNPEQASPTTATGVIPVSTVVPSVTESAGAISSIGSLAAGGVSTGEGGAVMNARTMPATGAASSLSDLTEGTEGTPTRAAGSISGSIGGAAIGNTIPSAHVEAGGLGNILSLLHTSPSTAAGPFSGGANTREAHYIYSGSPSDTLPVGAAAILSALTASGTNSPTGISLGPRGTSTDIATQPFTGDNEARASAPSLS; this is encoded by the exons ATGCTAACGGCTGCGAGGTCTTCTGAAAATTCTGGCGAGAGCTGCGCTTGCACTATTTTGTGCACTGCAAAGAAGAGCATGCAGCACATTGTGGTGACCGTGGCCATGATTTGCATCGTGGCGGTAAACGGAGGCCGCAGGTGTGGCA ATAAAGAAGTTTGCGGGCCTGCACAATGTGGACCCTTAGAAAGGCCTGTGCACGGGAGTCCTCGGCGCGACCGCTTCTGCCGACCCTTGTTCACTCCCCCTTGGGAGCTGTGGAAACTGCGAAGCTGTGTTTGCAAGCGACGCTACTTACGCAATTCATGGGGCGAGTGCGTCCCCAGACTAAAGTGTATACCTTGCAAGTTCAAATGGCAGAGAGATTATCGCGCGTGTGCACCAGGATGTCCAGCAACCTGCAACAAGCCATTTAGGACATCGTGCAACGTACCGTGTACTGCCGGATGTGTCTGTCCTCCAGGTTGGGTTGT GCACCCTAGAAACCCAAGGAGGTGTATGAAGGCCTACAAATGTCTCCCGAGATGCCCATCCAATTCAAGCTACCAGGCCTGCGTTTCCACATGCCTGCCCAAATGCGGTAGAAAACCACCGAAGAAGTGCCGTGTTAATTGCGAAAGAGGAGCCTGTATATGCAAGAAGGGCTACCTTGAACTCGAGCGAAATGGAAGAAAGACTTGCGTGCTCCAGGCAGTGTGTTCCTGGAATACTCGCACGACGCAACTGTTTAAGCCTAACGCGACCGAGTACACTGGCAGCAGGCAGGGATCCCGTACAACCATTAATGAGCCAAACAGTGTCTCACCACAGCCAGAACCTGCGGCCCACGGTTCCACAGTTGCCATGGTACCCACAAATGTTATGCCCACACACCTGCAGGGTACTTCATTAAGCGTTAATGCAGGTCACACAACAGTTACTACGAGCGAAGGCGCAGGATCTATGGTATCAGATGGAGGCCGAACAGGCAGCGCAGGAGCCGATACTCGTGTTCGGCACTCATTAGGTACAGCAGGAATCATTCCTGAAGGTACATCAAGAAACACTAGGATTGCAGTCACAGGTGGCTCTTCAGGGTTTGGCGAGGTGATTATTGGGCCACCTTCAACCAGTACACTGCACCAAAGTCACTCAACAACAGCTGGGAATGTAACTGTAGCCCATGGAACACATGCTCATGTTGGTAGCTCAGCGAGCCCTGGGTTTACAGTCACAAGTAGTCCCTCAGGTCCACATGGGGCAGTAGGAGTCGGCGAGGCTACTTTCGGGGCACCCTCAAATGACACACTGCTTCGAGGATCAGCAAGTATAGCCGGCGATGTTGTTGAATCTGCTAGAGGAAATATTCATGTTAGCTCCAGCAACACTGCTTTGGCACTCACGAATGGTTCCTCAGGAGTCGTTGAGACAAATGTCGGGGCATCCTCTACAGGTTTACTGCGCCCAGGCGCCACTAGAGGGAGCATTCATACTGGTAGGTTAGGCAGCACAGGGGCTGCAGTCACAAATGGTTCTGCAAGAGTCAGCGGGGTTAGTCTCGGGGCACCTGCAACTGGCACACCACGCCAAGGTTCAGCAAATATAGCCGGCCGTGTCACTGAATCTGCTGTAGGAAACATTCATGTTAGTAGCACAGGCAACACTGGGGTAACTGTCACAAGTGTTTCCTTAGGAGGCGACGAGGCTACTGTAGGGGCACACTCAGTGAATGCACTGCGACGAGGCCCTGGAGTAACAGCAGGAAATGTCACTGAATCTGAAACTTTAAGGACTCACACATCTGTTAATGCAGATGTTCCCACGGGCACTACCCAGCCAGGTGCTCGACATTTTACGAATGTTGTGCTAACAGGTCTGGAAGCCACTTCTTCAGGTGGTTATCCAGGTCTTACCATGGCTAACCCAAGCGAACGCACCCATCCTGTAATATTAGGTGCAGGCCGTACAAGTAGAAGAGGCGGAGCAGGAGTCGGGACTAGGATTATACTCTCGACAGGTGCCGGAAGAAATGTTCCTGTGGGCACCCCAAGGAGCACAGGGATTGCAGGCATAAACGGTTCCATAGGAGTCAGTGAGGCTAGAGTTGGAGCATCTACAAATGACACACTGCACCCTGGCTCACTAGATATAGGCCGGAGTGTCGTTCAATCTGGAAGAGTTAGTAGGCGCCGAGCTGGTAGTGCAGACCTCTCTGTTAGTACAGACGCGAACTCAAATGGCGCCTTCTCAAATGGCGGGGCGACACTTATGGGCACGCCTTCCGGTATTGGTGGCCCAGTTGCCGTGGTGCCGCTACCAGCTGCCGTAGTGCCAAGCCTGACTGATTCCAGACGCAGCACTAATGATTTAGGGCCACATTTCAGTTCAGGGCGAACAAACTTTACAGCGACAGAAGCGCCCAGAGAGGGTTCGCTGTCAAGTGGTACTATGGCACATGGTGGGTCTGCCGCCACAGTAGGAACATATGGTGCCGTACGGCCTGTTACAGCATCAAGCGGCACTACAGGCATTGTTCCTGAAGCAACTGCTTCAATGGTGAGTAGAGGAAGTCCTACCTCTGGTACTATAACCCTGTCTCCCACCACACTGTCTCATGTTACTGAAGACCATAACAGGATGAGTATGGGAGTACCCACCGGAAGTCTGAGCAGCGGTGCTGCTACAGTAATAGGCAGCAGTGCCACAGTATACAATCCAAGAAATATCTACCCCCCTGTGTCCGCAACCCCACTTTTACATGAGACCCGAACAAATGGTGCAGGTTCCTTAGGAAATGTGCCCCCAAGTATTTCTGCGTCAACAAGGCGTGAGGCACCTTTAGATACACATACTTCCTACCTGTTGGATACAGGAGGAAGAAGTGCTATCGTCTCCGGCACACCTTCTGGCGCAACGCATCTCTCACATGCCACAGGAACGAGGACGGAAGGCTCCCCTGCAATTGTTTCGGAAAACGCTTCACAGCCTTCAAATGGGGAAGCTACATTACTATCATTGTTATCTGCCGCGTTACGAGTTGGTCCAGAAAGTGGAAGGGGCGTTGTAACTACACAGAGTAATCCAGAGCAGGCCTCGCCCACTACTGCAACTGGGGTAATCCCCGTTTCAACAGTTGTACCAAGTGTTACTGAGTCTGCAGGCGCAATCTCAAGCATAGGTAGCCTCGCCGCAGGGGGTGTAAGTACAGGCGAAGGTGGCGCAGTGATGAATGCCAGAACTATGCCGGCAACTGGTGCCGCAAGCTCTCTATCGGATCTAACTGAAGGCACGGAAGGTACCCCGACACGAGCTGCCGGAAGCATTTCTGGGTCCATCGGGGGTGCTGCTATCGGGAATACAATTCCATCTGCTCATGTAGAAGCAGGTGGACTTGGAAATATATTGAGTTTACTACATACCTCCCCGAGTACTGCTGCAGGGCCTTTCTCAGGAGGCGCTAATACAAGAGAAGCCCATTATATTTATTCAGGTAGTCCAAGCGATACTTTGCCCGTTGGCGCCGCTGCTATATTAAGTGCACTCACTGCCTCAGGAACGAACAGCCCGACAGGAATTTCACTTGGCCCTCGAGGGACGAGCACAGACATAGCAACACAACCTTTCACGGGCGATAATGAAGCAAGAGCTTCAGCTCCCTCCCTTTCTTGA